Sequence from the Phragmites australis chromosome 6, lpPhrAust1.1, whole genome shotgun sequence genome:
atttatagcatacacacaggagtaggatattGCGCTCcatgcgacccgaacctgtctaaaatcccctgagcatttatttcctctagcatccgatcatccactccgcctacatctcatttactctcattcaatTCACATaagaggtagattcagaatcatcccccctgccgaatctcaaagggggtccctccggatcctcgcttgtggagttcatcctccgacagttatGCTGCGTGCTTTGGCCGGTGGTTCTTTGCTTTGTGGTGATGATCTGATCGGCCTTCGTTGCCGTGTCCATGTAATACAGGTGTGTTCTGACCGGTCTTCGTGCCTTGGCCATCGAGTTGGGTTCTAACCAGCGCTCGCGCCGTGGCCGTGGGTCTCTGACCGTGTGTGCCCTGTGCTGCACGAGCACGGTGAGTTTTACTTTGGCCCGGCTGGCTTCATGCTGTGATCGTTGAATTTGGTTTTGTCTTGGACCGTGCGTGCCTCTGTGCCGCCGTGCATGTGTGCCTCACGACTTTTCGGTTGTGCCATTGAGCTGGCCTCCATGCGTGTGCTCCGGCCGGCCTAGTGAAGATGTATTCCGCCATGTTGAGATGCTTTGGCCAGGTCTGTGGTTGCTGCCGTTACTTGCGGGTGTGTTTTTGTGCTGGTGTTCAGATGATCTTTGCTGCACTCTAGTTATTGTATGCTGGCCGCGTTGTTGAGATGTCCATGCTAGGCATTAACGCGTTGGCGTGTTTGGGACATCAGGCTAGTGCTTTGGcatttccttcttcatcaacgaATTCTGGGCACTGTTATTGTATCTGGTTGCCTATTCTCAAGTGGCTGATGGTGTTAACCCTTTGCTGTCTAGTTATTAATCATATGTTACTGCCTTAAAGGAAATTGTTGTCTGTTACCTGCGACTGTCCCGTTATGATAGCTCGGTTTAGTTGGCTATTCCTTTAGTAATGAAGGGGTTTAAACTATGGTTGCTGGTGGTTTGATGAGGGACTTGGTGACTGTGAGTTTGGCCTCCTGCTATCGTTAGTCTTGTTGAGCTGTTACTAGTAATGCTCATTTCTCTGATGATTGATGGCAATAAAGTTGAGGCTGTGGCTCTTGCTTTCTTTGCGGGATTGATGGTTATAGCACTGATAAGCTTCTTTCTGTGAAGCTGGTTATAACCTTGTTGGTTTGACTTGTGGCTGCCTGTTGCCTTTGAGTTAAGTAATGATGTTGCCTTTGAGTTAAGTAATGATGACAGTGAGGCTAAAGGGGGAATATTGCCTATGTTGTTGAGACCTATGATACTAGGGCTAAGGTCAAGGGAGGGTTTAGTGTGGCTAAACCGATCACTGGGCTCTCAGGTAATGCTGGTTGTAGCTATACGAGACGTCGTGCCCCTAACCTTTCTCTCTCGTCTTATATATGTCACCTGAGGCTGAGGCCGGTGATGAGAGACTGTACAAATTCTGAAGCTATTCAGCCAATAATGATCCAAGATATATAAACAGTCCATAAAATTCACGCTAGACTGTTTATCCCGCCTTTTACTTTTATTTATTATCTAATGCTCATTCCTGCTTTGTCTTCGATACGTGTGTCTACAGCCTTGCAAACTCGAAGATGATCTGGCGACGATCAGCAACAACTTAATTGGAGGTTGTCCGAAAAACCAGACGTAATTAACTGAAGGTCTTGCGAGACCATGGGAACCAGAATCATCAATCGCCAAAAGAAAAATAGTCGGTAACGCGTGcgtatgtgtgtatgtgtgagACATTTTATCtatgaaactgtactttatgatttcaataataaatgaataaagttacatgTTTCAATTACATTTTGTCTCTTGTTCTTTCGTATACATTGGTATACTGGTACGCCTGCGATACATATATAGTTATACAATACAACAGTTCGAATACATAAAATAGCATGTTTCGAATAAGTGAAACACAATCATTTAGATACTAAGAATTAAGGACTGAGACACTTAAAGTGAATTGAGTTTGATGCACTTACCATTTCACCCAAAAGTTAAGCTGAGGAAAGTAGGCAACCTACTCATACTTAAAACACTCTAGCTCATGCAGAGTGAACTACGGCTGCAATATGGACTTGATAACGGAAGGACCGAGACCACCCTTGGGAACCTCTTGGTCTCACCAATGGACGCCCTAAACCATTACAGttaatttttcatgaatttgcGCCAACCAGGTCTCAAACTCAGGACCCGCTGGTTTCTTATACCAAGTTGAGTTCCATGCATAATATATTCCCCTAAAAGCTTAATATTTGAGGAAGTGAAAAGATGGATCATACTTCAACACGCTGATTGCAGAAAGCAACACAGAGCTAAAATTGCGAATGGCAAGATattatatataaaatatgaggCTGAATCGGGCAGTAGTGTATGGAAGGTAAAACTTTGAAAGTTACAAAAGAGCAATATTATCATCAATGACTAGATGGCATGGTTCCTTATACAAGATGCTCACAAGTCACAGAGAGACAATAAAATCAGAGCTACCTCAAGAGAGCAGATGGTGAGCAAGCTGGTaagctttctttttttctaactTTGCAAGTACAAGACAGATAATCCAAAACTTTAAGGTACAAAAGTCAAAGTTTTTCTAGTTAACATCATATAttctccatcatcatcatcatcaacaacagaCTATGACACATCTGCACGACAAATATAGTAAACCCCGATTAATCCAACTGAACAACATGGGAGATTCAATACCCTACCTAGTGGCAAATGGTTTTTCACAGCTAATGTGAAATAGTCAGCACAGACCACAACTAAAAGAAGGATAATAAATGTACAACATTTCTTAGTACACACCCACGTGTTGTATTACAGTATTGTAATGACTACTATGGGAACAAGCATCCGATCAACAGATGTGATGTGTACAGCAATTCATCAATATATGacccttttaaaaaaatcatacctGAAACTTGATCTGACAAGAATTATGTTCTTCTCCTAGAGTGGTTGGCAGACCCTTGCGACCCCTCAAATAAATCAGAGAGCTGGCTCTCCAAATCCTCAGGGGTATACTTTATATATTTTCCTGAATTTCTTCCCCCATCCACTTGATTACCGTATCTGCCCAAAAAAGCACGATATGCTGGAATTACATTTTCAGATATAGATATTTTCAGCTCTTCTCGGAGCTGAGGATCTGGAACTTTCCAGAGTGTCTGGTTTCTGTAGATTTCCTCAAAGGCCATGTTGAAGTTCTTGAACTTATCCTTGATGGACATCCTAGAACTCGAATGCCCACTGCCACTGCCGCTGCCGCTCCCGCTCCCACTCCCACTCCCACTCCCATGGCTACCATCCTTCAAATAAGATAAAACTTTGGTCCAAGAAAGCCTTAGGTAGCTCTTTGAATACTGCCGAATCTTACCATTACGCCTTTTTATCCAGTGATCACCTAAAATCTTTCCAAGCTCGGAATCCCTTACCTTCTGAACAATATAGAGCAAATTGTTCATGGAAAATATGCACTCCAGTGCAGCATCTTCATAGAGCTTAGACTTTTCCTCCAAATTGGCCTCCAAATAAGATATCAGCTTCAGAAGGCGCCTTCCAAGAGGGGTCATGCTCTCCAGGTGTTCCTGATCCTGATCATCAGAACTTCCAAGAGCATTGTGATCATCGCTGTCATCATCCAATAGGACATCAAGTGTCTCACTGTAAACAACCAACAACCTCAAATAGTTCATGACATAGCGTGTCATCGGGTGGATCTCACCAGCTGTCATTGCCCTCCGTGATGTCTCCTGCTGCAACATCTTCCCAAACTCAAACAAGTTACCCCTGACAGCATCCCCAAGCCTATCAAGAATGGTCTGCACATCACTGATCACACCATCCCCAGAACTGCCCAAGCACAAGTCCTTCATTTCAGGGATCACCTCCGTGAGTGCATCATACATGTCAAGGATCCGGGGCACCTTCTCCGGCGAGCGGGGACACACAGCCACAGCATCCCCAAAGTTAAGGATCTGCATAATGCATCCTTTGGTGGATTCAAGGAAGCATTCCTCCCTAAGCTTATCGGACGCGGCGAGCACCTGGTCACAGAGGCGGCGCTCACCAGCGAGCAGCACGCGCACGACCGTCTTGACCCCGTACACCCACTTCTTCATCTTGTCGTTGAGTTGCTTCCACTCGATGCGCTGTACCTCGTCGATGCTGAGGCGCTCGACGCCGAGCACGGAGAGGTACTCGTCGAGCAGGTCGCGTCGGACACCGCAGTAGGCGTCCTCGAGCTCGCGCGCGTACCCTGCGCGCGCCATCCGGTCGGCGATGGAGCGCAGCTCGTCAACGGCCTCGGGCCGCACGGGATCGAACATCTGGTCTTCGAACGGGTTCCCCATCCCCAGGGCGGCGGAGCGCGCGGtctccggcgcggcggcggcctctTGGCTCTTCGGCGTGGCGGCGTCGAACTCAGGGGAGGCGTCGAGGTCGTCCATGGATTCGAGCGAGAGGCGGCGGAGCGAGAAGAAGAGTCCCGTGGGGTCGAGCGGCACGGCGTGGCGAACCATGAGGTGTCGGAGTTCCTCCTCGAGGCGCGCCATGGCGAGCTGGACGGCGACCCCGGCCCGCGCGCCCCCGGCCCCGCCGCGCGCGAGGTGTTCGACGGCGACGTCCACCGCGGCGAGGTACTGGGCGacgtcgtcctcgggggcctcGAAGACGAGCGCCTCCGGGGTGGCGTCCCAAAGCTGGATGAGCTGGTCGGCGGCTTCGAAGGCGGCGGTAGAGGAGATCTCGGAGGAGGACGCGGAGACGGAAGCGGAGAAGGGGCCCGGGGAGGGGAAGAGGTCGTTGGTGATGGAGGAGAGGCGGTTGTCGAAGCCGGAGAGGATGCGGATCATGTCGTCGGCGGCGTTCTTGGAGGTGGCGAGGGACTTGACGATGTGCTGCGCCGTGGCCAGGACCTTGTCCCCGCCGGTGGAGGGGGACTCCGGCTGGGACGGTGGGGGCGCCGCCGACGACATCGCCGATCGCCTCGGGTGGGGTGGGGATTATTGGAGTGGTGGAGGTAACTTGGATGTTacgctgccgctgctgctgccttTCTTTGACTCCTGTGTTGGGTCGCCGCCGCGCCGGGGAGTGTGTGCGCGGTCGCCGCAGCGTCAGGGGATGTAGTGTAGGTGTATCGATTTGCGTGTTAGGATCCTCGGCACTGCGCTGCCATCTTCAGCTTAAAAAACTAGAAGAACCTGTACTCTGCGCCGGCCTGCCGCCCAGGGGTGCTGTATTTTTTCGGGGACCGGGGCAATGTCttttcaattgaacaaaatgcagtgctatttttttttggaaaaagagagagcgcaTGATTTTTTGAACATGACAATGCAGTTGTTATGTGCAGGAATTCATGTGAAACTATCGCACTGTAGTATGAGGTTAGATTGGTTAGGATAAGATTATTTAGGTTTTTTAATAAAGGAAGTTATATTTcatcaaaataataaaaatattttagccTCTATATTCATAGATGTATGTGATTGATATTTATTACATAGctcaactaaacaagcaatcatACTTTATTCATCGGAAGACCCAACGTTGCCATCACATATGAGTGGGGAAAAAAAACTAGGCACAAATGCGACTACTAAACTTCCATCCATATTTAGTGGAGACCCATATTTAGTGAAGGTCTCCACTGTTATGGTCTCCAAAAGGCTGCATACAACTCTCATACTTTGTATTCTTTCTACCTTTTGAAGTAAAGCCCAAGAACGGATCTAATATGTTCCCTAAAGACCATGtgaaaaaaagattaaatgttTGCATTGTTAAAAATTATAGCATTCCGATGAAGCCAAATTGCCTAGCACATAGCACTAGCCCCCACAAGAATTTCTCTCCTAAGCTCCATATTGACCCCATGTAACCATGAGCCAAAAATATTGGTTACACTAGTTGGAGGCCTTAAGCCAAAGGTTATGTGAATAACTCTCCAAATAAACCTAGCAAAAAGACAGTCAATGAAGAGATGTTGTATTGTTTCATTGTTATGACAAAAACAACCTTTTTCACTGCCTTTCCAATTTCTTTTTACAAGGTTATCCTTTGTAAAAGTGACTCACTGAAGTAAGAACCACATATAGCGAAAAGAGACATTAAGAGGGTCAGATGAAATAACAATCGCTACCGTGGCATGTTTTTGTCGAACGATGTTATACAAGGTTGGATATTGATCTCTAAATGATCTATTTCCCAACCATTTGTCCTCCCAGAATCTAACTTGAGTGCCATCTTGTATCCTAAATCTTCCAAAACGGAGAAACAAAGGTTTGACACTCATTAGTCCTCACCAGAACTGTGAGTCACCATGTTTTCTGTTGACTTGTGCAATTGTTTTACAACCGAGGTATTTGTTCTTAGTAATTGTTACCAAACACCATCTTCGTTTATTAGTTTGAACAACCACTTGCTTATGAGACATTTATTCTGATTTCAAGGTCCAGAATACCCAAACCTCCTTGGTTTTTGGGTTTACAAATAATGTTCCACTTAGCATGcctatactttttttttatgttcatCTCCTTGCCAGAAAAATCTAGACCTATAGAAATCTAGCTTCTTGAGAATTCCTTTTGGAACTTCAAAGAAAAAGAGCATGAACATTGATAAGCTATTAAGAACCGAGTTGATGAGCACTAGCCTGCCCCCGTAAGACAAGTGTTTACCTTTCCAATGCTAAGCTTTTTTTCAAATCTATCCTCAATCAATTTCCAGTCTTTGTTGCTTATCTTCTTATGGTTCATTGGTATTCCAAGATATCGGAACGGAAATTCACCCATTTCACATCCAAACAATTGTGAGTAGAGGTATTCAAATTCTTTTGCTTCCCCATAACAGAATAATTCACTCTTATAGAAATTGATTTTACGGCCAGATAATTGCTCAAAAGCACAAAGCAAGAGTTTCATATTCTTAGCTTGTTCAAAATCATGTTCCATAAATAGAATCGTATCATCTGCGTATTGTAGGATAGAAAGATCATCATCAATCAATTGTGGAATGACATCCGAAACTTGTCCATTTTCTTTCGCCCTTGCTATTAGTATGGCTAACATATCTACAACCATATTAAAGAGGATAGGTGACAATGGATCACCTTGTCGCAAACATTTCTTTGTTTGGAAATATCGACCAATATCGTCATTAACCTTTACTCCTACACTACCCCTCATGACAAACTATTCTATCTAGTTGCACCACGTGGGGGAGGAACCCTTCATGCGAAGGGCTTGTTGGAGAAAATGTCAATTGACTTTGTCGTAAGCCTTTTCAAAGTCAAGTTTTAGGATGATACCATTTAGCCTTTTCCAATGCATTTCGTGGATGGTTTCATGTAGTATCACAACACCTTCCATTATGTATCTATCAGGCATGGAAGAAGTTTGGGTTGGTCTGGTCACCTTTTGTGGTACCTCAGTGATTCTATTGACACCAACTTAGTAAAGATTATTTAGATTAGTTGTTAAGATTATGTCATATTAGTTAGAGATAATAGTTAGTGTCAGAGATAAGATAAGATTTATTAATTTAGATTGTAAAAGCCGTCCCCTATATAAAGGAGGACACATCAtccattgtaatcaagcaaataaagaattaatctaagtctttCTCAATATTTTGAGTCTTCCAAATCAATAGTCTAATCTTTTCCCTAGCAACTGATGTCGTCTGGTATCCTCTTGATGGTGTTAATCCTAACCTTTGATATTAGAGATGCCAAGTAAGTCTTCTCCAATATTATGAATCTTTTCAATCTATAGTATAATATTTCTTCTACTAACCGACATCGTTTGACTATGCTTTCGACGGTGTTTATCCTACCAGCATTTCTCATTCGGCCTCCCACACCTACCCTTAAAAATTCGAGGTGG
This genomic interval carries:
- the LOC133922107 gene encoding exocyst complex component EXO70B1-like produces the protein MSSAAPPPSQPESPSTGGDKVLATAQHIVKSLATSKNAADDMIRILSGFDNRLSSITNDLFPSPGPFSASVSASSSEISSTAAFEAADQLIQLWDATPEALVFEAPEDDVAQYLAAVDVAVEHLARGGAGGARAGVAVQLAMARLEEELRHLMVRHAVPLDPTGLFFSLRRLSLESMDDLDASPEFDAATPKSQEAAAAPETARSAALGMGNPFEDQMFDPVRPEAVDELRSIADRMARAGYARELEDAYCGVRRDLLDEYLSVLGVERLSIDEVQRIEWKQLNDKMKKWVYGVKTVVRVLLAGERRLCDQVLAASDKLREECFLESTKGCIMQILNFGDAVAVCPRSPEKVPRILDMYDALTEVIPEMKDLCLGSSGDGVISDVQTILDRLGDAVRGNLFEFGKMLQQETSRRAMTAGEIHPMTRYVMNYLRLLVVYSETLDVLLDDDSDDHNALGSSDDQDQEHLESMTPLGRRLLKLISYLEANLEEKSKLYEDAALECIFSMNNLLYIVQKVRDSELGKILGDHWIKRRNGKIRQYSKSYLRLSWTKVLSYLKDGSHGSGSGSGSGSGSGSGSGHSSSRMSIKDKFKNFNMAFEEIYRNQTLWKVPDPQLREELKISISENVIPAYRAFLGRYGNQVDGGRNSGKYIKYTPEDLESQLSDLFEGSQGSANHSRRRT